In Variovorax sp. OAS795, a single window of DNA contains:
- a CDS encoding TerC family protein, producing the protein MSFLTSPDFWIALSQIILINIVLSGDNAVVIAMASRSLPPAQQKKAILFGSMGAIVLRVVLTFFAVYLLTLPYLKLVGAALLFWIGIGLLKGEDGEENLEGHSSLAAAIKTIVVADLVMSLDNVVGVAAAAKGNVPLLVFGLVISIPLIIFGSTLILKLMDRFPIIITLGAALLGWVAGEMAMSDPSIAGWAADQHALHKIVPAVCAIAVVVIGKWLTSRRKREPEPEPKPANQSV; encoded by the coding sequence ATGTCGTTTTTGACCAGTCCGGATTTCTGGATTGCCCTGTCGCAGATCATCCTGATCAACATCGTCCTGAGCGGCGACAACGCCGTCGTCATCGCGATGGCCTCGCGCTCGCTGCCGCCCGCGCAGCAGAAGAAGGCGATCCTGTTCGGCAGCATGGGTGCCATCGTGCTGCGCGTGGTCCTGACGTTCTTTGCCGTCTACCTGCTGACGCTGCCCTATCTCAAGCTGGTGGGCGCCGCACTGTTGTTCTGGATCGGCATCGGCCTGCTCAAGGGCGAAGACGGCGAAGAGAATCTCGAGGGCCATTCGAGCCTGGCCGCGGCCATCAAGACCATCGTGGTCGCCGACCTGGTCATGAGCCTGGACAACGTGGTGGGCGTTGCGGCCGCTGCCAAGGGCAACGTGCCGCTGCTGGTGTTCGGCCTCGTGATCAGCATTCCGCTCATCATCTTCGGCAGCACCCTGATTCTCAAGCTCATGGACCGCTTCCCCATCATCATCACGCTCGGTGCCGCACTGCTCGGCTGGGTCGCCGGCGAGATGGCGATGTCGGATCCGTCGATCGCCGGATGGGCCGCCGACCAGCATGCGCTGCACAAGATCGTTCCCGCGGTCTGCGCCATCGCCGTGGTGGTGATCGGCAAGTGGCTGACCAGCCGCCGCAAGCGCGAGCCGGAGCCGGAACCGAAACCCGCCAACCAGTCCGTCTGA
- a CDS encoding universal stress protein — MRRRILVPIDPTEPARTRSAIEQVVRICRQEPAAVRLLRVQPVVSGHVAMFFDPQELRELQQSAGAEELQFAQNLLAMSGVSCSSTVVIGRSAEAIVAAARDYGCDRIVFGRDEPSLAGRIFGSLAQQVRQLLDANGDLQVIGS; from the coding sequence GTGAGACGGCGCATTCTGGTCCCCATCGACCCGACCGAGCCGGCCCGCACGCGCTCCGCCATCGAGCAGGTGGTGCGCATCTGCCGGCAGGAGCCGGCGGCCGTGCGGCTGTTGCGTGTGCAGCCCGTGGTCTCCGGCCACGTCGCCATGTTCTTCGACCCGCAGGAGCTGCGCGAGCTGCAGCAAAGCGCGGGTGCCGAGGAACTTCAGTTCGCGCAGAACCTGCTCGCGATGTCGGGCGTGTCATGCAGCAGCACCGTCGTGATCGGGCGCAGCGCCGAGGCCATCGTTGCCGCCGCGCGCGACTACGGCTGCGACCGCATCGTCTTCGGCCGCGACGAACCCAGCCTCGCGGGGCGGATCTTCGGCTCGCTGGCGCAGCAGGTGCGCCAACTGCTGGACGCGAACGGCGACCTCCAGGTCATCGGCTCCTGA
- a CDS encoding 3-hydroxyacyl-CoA dehydrogenase — MSASEVISNKQDQPVAIVGAGLIGRAWAIVFARAGHPVRLHDADAATMQASLAYIAERLQELDGFGLLDDAPAAVLARIHCEPDLAAALRGVVIVQENIRETVEAKTAIFAQLDALAPPDAVLASSTSWLPASTFTEHLPGRARCLVGHPTNPPYLVPLVELCPAPWTDPGAMARAHAIYAAAGQTPVTLSREIDGFLLNRVQAAVLNECFTLFEQGLASAEDIDKVLKDGLALRWSFMGPFETIDLNAPAGVKDYAARYGTQNREAMAGVRPFGWADETVARVDGERRKQLDVADIGARSAWRDRRLMALAAHKRQAAAS, encoded by the coding sequence ATGAGTGCGTCAGAAGTCATCTCGAACAAGCAGGACCAGCCAGTGGCCATCGTCGGCGCGGGCCTGATCGGCCGCGCCTGGGCCATCGTCTTTGCGCGGGCCGGGCATCCCGTGCGGCTGCACGACGCGGATGCGGCCACCATGCAGGCGAGCCTGGCCTACATCGCCGAGCGGCTGCAGGAGCTGGACGGCTTCGGCCTGCTTGACGATGCACCCGCGGCGGTGCTGGCGCGCATCCATTGCGAACCCGACCTGGCCGCGGCGCTGCGCGGCGTGGTCATCGTCCAGGAGAACATCCGCGAAACGGTGGAAGCCAAGACGGCCATCTTTGCGCAGCTCGATGCGCTGGCGCCGCCCGATGCGGTGCTGGCAAGCTCCACCTCCTGGCTGCCCGCGTCCACCTTCACCGAGCATCTGCCGGGCCGCGCGCGCTGCCTGGTGGGCCACCCGACCAATCCGCCGTACCTGGTGCCGCTGGTCGAGCTGTGCCCCGCGCCGTGGACCGACCCCGGGGCCATGGCGCGGGCGCATGCGATCTATGCGGCCGCGGGCCAGACGCCGGTGACGCTGTCGCGCGAGATCGACGGCTTCCTGCTCAACCGCGTGCAGGCGGCCGTGCTCAACGAATGCTTCACGCTCTTCGAGCAGGGGCTCGCGAGCGCCGAAGACATCGACAAGGTGCTCAAGGACGGGCTGGCGTTGCGCTGGTCCTTCATGGGCCCGTTCGAAACCATCGACCTCAATGCGCCCGCCGGCGTGAAGGACTACGCCGCGCGCTACGGCACGCAGAACCGCGAAGCCATGGCCGGTGTCCGGCCCTTCGGCTGGGCCGACGAGACGGTGGCGCGCGTCGACGGCGAACGCCGCAAGCAGCTCGACGTTGCCGACATCGGCGCGCGGTCCGCGTGGCGGGACCGCCGCCTGATGGCGCTCGCGGCGCACAAGCGGCAGGCCGCGGCTTCCTGA
- a CDS encoding cytochrome c family protein, translating to MTFSRWLLAAATLAAGVQALAAPDAVRGEQVYARCLACHALAADRVGPRHCGLFGRLAGSVPGFSYSEAMKKSKIVWNDKTLDRFLASPLAVVPGTAMTYDGVPDPGDRADLIAYLRQADGTPACAAAARR from the coding sequence GTGACCTTCAGCCGGTGGCTCCTGGCGGCCGCAACGCTGGCCGCGGGCGTGCAAGCCCTGGCAGCGCCCGACGCGGTGCGCGGCGAACAGGTGTACGCGCGTTGCCTCGCATGCCATGCGCTGGCGGCCGACCGCGTCGGTCCCAGGCACTGCGGCCTGTTCGGCCGGCTGGCCGGCAGCGTGCCCGGCTTCAGCTATTCGGAGGCGATGAAGAAGTCGAAGATCGTCTGGAACGACAAGACGCTCGACAGGTTCCTGGCCAGCCCCCTTGCCGTGGTGCCCGGCACCGCCATGACCTACGACGGCGTTCCCGACCCCGGCGACCGGGCGGACCTGATCGCCTATCTGCGGCAAGCCGACGGCACGCCCGCATGCGCCGCGGCGGCACGCCGATGA
- a CDS encoding PAS domain-containing protein — translation MITALVLALVGATGWWQYRSLSSEYVNLMREQQQALTEGAAADLDYKLGVHLAALAHAARELGEQGVSDPAAQQRFLADKELRTMFDNAALATLDGAIVAIAPPTAQPPNIADRDYFKRVRDLRQPAISAPLLTKGGQQPAVVMAVPVETPDGRLAGVLGAALNLQRANVLGDLSRATVGRGGYYEIVTRGESPRIVMHPDAKLLLKPAGAAAVAFDGDTGNDLATHATVRSADWDLRLIVPARAAYAPLEQARRNLLLQLLWLGLGCALLVWLGTAWVMRPLESLSNAIRTLRHSPDSEVKLDVVANDERGDLAREFDALMAELREQRLEVAAVTDASPVGLFRCDSSGCMTYVNDEYLAIHGLAREDAQEGWLTLVREEIREKVRQDWIRLVNAEEPLNATRRLHRKDGTQVLVALRSRPVIAEGRVQGHVGTVTDITERTRAERALRTLTAVFDMTTDYIVQLDAAGRVLYMNPAARRRTGIDAEAPVEQLSVADFNPPRTIERFRSEVVPTAMATGVWVGESMVWDARREEFPVSHMVIAHRDKHGKVEYFSGLMRDISAAKAAEQALRDSEQRLRMVTDHLPALISYLDRDLRFRFVNKAYQDWFGTVPERLLGRSLQEFYGDEAWAQMEPYIRAALGGRQVTYERRVTGPGGRRDIQATLVPERNERGEVMGLYTLDSDITAHHEAEEALQESEARLRTVADALPMRVAYIDADERYRFNNLAYEREFGLSRDQIQGHTVHELLGDPAYESVKPHIRAALAGEVVTFQSEVSQSDSYNCYEAQYIPQSAANAETIVGFHAVITDITRQKLEEKRLVNLAQIDPLTGLANRAGFEARLAEAMDRSRSAGALMALMYLDIDGFKQINDQFGHQTGDELLKAFSNRLSQGLRSSDVRARLGGDEFTVIMEGLPHADIAVSAATKLVIAMQAPFGTEQRTIDVTASIGLAFYQGGTATAAALVRQADEMLYRAKRSGRNNVQAAALPIDSGLT, via the coding sequence TTGATCACCGCGCTTGTGCTGGCCCTGGTCGGTGCCACCGGATGGTGGCAGTACAGGAGCCTCTCCAGCGAATACGTCAACCTGATGCGCGAGCAGCAGCAGGCATTGACCGAAGGCGCCGCGGCGGACCTGGACTACAAGCTGGGCGTCCATCTGGCCGCGCTCGCGCATGCGGCACGAGAGCTCGGCGAGCAGGGCGTTTCCGATCCCGCGGCGCAGCAGCGCTTCCTGGCGGACAAGGAACTGCGCACGATGTTCGACAACGCCGCGCTGGCCACGCTGGACGGCGCCATCGTCGCCATCGCGCCGCCGACGGCCCAGCCTCCGAACATTGCCGACCGCGACTACTTCAAGCGCGTGCGCGACCTGCGCCAGCCCGCCATCTCGGCGCCCCTGCTCACCAAGGGCGGCCAGCAGCCGGCCGTGGTCATGGCCGTTCCGGTCGAGACACCCGACGGGCGCCTCGCCGGCGTGCTCGGTGCGGCGCTGAACCTGCAGCGGGCCAACGTGCTCGGCGACCTGAGCCGCGCCACCGTCGGCCGCGGCGGCTACTACGAAATCGTGACGCGCGGCGAGTCGCCCCGGATCGTCATGCATCCCGACGCGAAGCTGCTGCTCAAGCCGGCCGGCGCGGCCGCGGTCGCCTTCGATGGCGATACCGGGAACGACCTGGCGACCCACGCCACGGTGCGCAGCGCCGACTGGGACCTGCGCCTGATCGTGCCGGCCCGCGCCGCCTATGCGCCGCTCGAACAGGCCCGCCGAAACCTGCTGCTTCAGCTGCTGTGGCTGGGCCTGGGCTGCGCGCTGCTGGTGTGGCTCGGCACGGCCTGGGTCATGCGCCCGCTGGAATCGCTGAGCAACGCCATCCGGACCTTGCGCCATTCGCCCGACAGCGAGGTGAAGCTCGATGTCGTTGCCAACGACGAGCGCGGCGACCTGGCGCGCGAATTCGATGCGCTGATGGCCGAGCTGCGCGAGCAGCGGCTCGAAGTGGCGGCGGTCACCGATGCATCGCCGGTCGGATTGTTCCGCTGCGACAGCAGCGGCTGCATGACCTATGTGAACGACGAGTACCTGGCCATCCACGGACTCGCGCGCGAAGACGCGCAAGAGGGATGGCTCACGCTCGTGCGCGAGGAAATCCGCGAGAAGGTCCGACAGGATTGGATACGCCTCGTCAATGCGGAAGAGCCGCTGAACGCCACGCGCCGGCTCCACCGCAAGGACGGCACCCAGGTGCTGGTGGCGCTGCGAAGCCGGCCCGTGATCGCCGAAGGCCGCGTCCAGGGCCATGTCGGCACGGTGACAGACATCACCGAACGCACCCGCGCGGAGCGCGCGCTTCGCACGCTCACGGCCGTCTTCGACATGACCACCGACTACATCGTCCAGCTCGATGCGGCGGGCCGGGTCCTCTACATGAATCCTGCCGCGCGCCGCCGCACGGGCATCGATGCCGAGGCCCCGGTCGAGCAGCTGAGCGTGGCCGACTTCAATCCGCCCAGGACCATCGAGCGCTTCCGCTCCGAGGTGGTGCCCACGGCCATGGCCACCGGCGTGTGGGTCGGCGAGTCGATGGTGTGGGATGCCAGGCGCGAGGAGTTTCCGGTCAGCCACATGGTGATCGCGCACCGGGACAAGCATGGCAAGGTGGAGTATTTCTCGGGACTGATGCGCGACATCTCGGCCGCGAAGGCCGCGGAGCAGGCGCTGCGCGACAGCGAACAGCGCCTGCGCATGGTGACGGACCATCTGCCGGCGCTCATCTCCTACCTGGATCGGGACCTGCGCTTTCGCTTCGTCAACAAGGCCTACCAGGACTGGTTCGGCACCGTGCCCGAACGGCTGCTCGGCCGCAGCCTGCAGGAGTTCTACGGCGACGAGGCGTGGGCGCAGATGGAGCCGTACATCCGCGCGGCGCTGGGCGGGCGGCAGGTCACCTACGAACGGCGGGTGACGGGCCCCGGCGGGCGCCGCGACATCCAGGCCACGCTGGTCCCGGAGCGCAACGAACGGGGCGAGGTGATGGGCCTCTACACGCTGGACAGCGACATCACAGCGCACCACGAGGCGGAAGAGGCGCTGCAGGAAAGCGAGGCCCGCCTGCGCACCGTGGCCGACGCGCTGCCGATGCGCGTGGCCTACATCGATGCGGACGAGCGCTATCGCTTCAACAACCTGGCCTACGAGCGCGAGTTCGGGCTCTCCCGCGACCAGATCCAGGGACATACCGTGCATGAGCTGCTGGGCGATCCCGCCTACGAGAGCGTGAAGCCGCACATCCGCGCCGCGCTGGCCGGCGAGGTGGTCACCTTCCAGAGCGAAGTGAGCCAGAGCGACAGCTACAACTGCTACGAAGCCCAGTACATCCCCCAGTCCGCGGCCAATGCCGAGACCATCGTCGGCTTCCATGCGGTGATCACCGACATCACGCGCCAGAAGCTCGAGGAGAAGCGCCTGGTGAACCTGGCGCAGATCGATCCCCTCACGGGGCTGGCCAACCGCGCCGGCTTCGAGGCGCGCCTGGCCGAAGCCATGGACCGCAGCCGCAGTGCGGGGGCGCTGATGGCGCTGATGTACCTGGACATCGACGGCTTCAAGCAGATCAACGACCAGTTCGGCCACCAGACCGGCGACGAACTGCTGAAGGCCTTCTCGAACCGGCTGTCGCAAGGGCTGCGCTCCAGCGACGTGCGCGCGCGCCTGGGCGGTGACGAATTCACGGTCATCATGGAAGGCCTGCCCCACGCCGACATCGCGGTCTCGGCCGCCACCAAGCTCGTCATCGCCATGCAGGCGCCCTTCGGCACCGAGCAGCGAACCATCGACGTCACCGCGAGCATCGGCCTGGCGTTCTACCAGGGCGGCACCGCGACGGCCGCCGCGCTGGTCAGGCAGGCGGACGAGATGCTCTACAGGGCCAAGCGTTCCGGCCGCAACAACGTGCAGGCGGCGGCCCTGCCGATCGACAGCGGCCTGACCTGA
- a CDS encoding GntR family transcriptional regulator — MDLSKLVTPLTRQTLSGDVYKQLSDLLMSGRVMPGEQLSLRTIAEGLGVSVMPVREAVHRLLSEKALVLLPNRVLRVPRMTVSQFREITDIRLNLEGLAIERAAALVDERGLQEIQGAHEGFSREILAKKPSESALIALNKELHFAIYRQARMPMLLEMIESLWLRIGPILNYDFRSGSTRVKEHVSATHHQKILNALKKRDAQAARKALAGDLQGAADFIVSAGVLLADDVAAEAPERAAPARGAVKSPAPKRPRATA, encoded by the coding sequence ATGGATCTGTCCAAACTCGTCACCCCCCTGACCCGCCAGACCCTGAGCGGCGATGTCTACAAGCAGCTCAGCGACCTGCTGATGAGCGGGCGCGTCATGCCTGGCGAGCAGCTGTCGCTTCGCACCATCGCCGAAGGGCTGGGCGTGAGCGTCATGCCGGTGCGCGAAGCCGTTCACCGCCTGCTGTCGGAGAAGGCGCTCGTGCTGTTGCCCAACCGGGTGCTGCGGGTGCCACGCATGACGGTCAGCCAGTTCCGCGAGATCACGGACATCCGCCTCAACCTCGAAGGCCTGGCCATCGAGCGCGCCGCGGCGCTGGTCGACGAGCGCGGCCTGCAGGAAATCCAGGGCGCGCATGAGGGCTTCTCCCGCGAGATCCTGGCGAAGAAGCCGAGCGAATCGGCGCTGATCGCGCTCAACAAGGAGCTGCACTTCGCCATCTACAGGCAGGCGCGCATGCCGATGCTGCTGGAGATGATCGAGTCGCTGTGGCTGCGCATCGGGCCGATCCTCAACTACGATTTCCGTTCGGGCTCGACGCGCGTGAAGGAACACGTCTCGGCCACGCACCACCAGAAAATCCTCAATGCGCTCAAGAAGCGCGATGCCCAGGCGGCCCGCAAGGCGCTGGCCGGGGATCTTCAGGGTGCAGCGGACTTCATCGTGTCTGCCGGCGTGTTGCTGGCCGACGACGTGGCGGCGGAAGCGCCCGAACGCGCCGCTCCGGCGCGCGGGGCGGTCAAGAGCCCGGCGCCGAAGCGCCCTCGCGCGACCGCCTAG
- a CDS encoding chloride channel protein, producing MTPASHPPRGDFALNARMLRIAAMAVVIGAFSTIAARVLLDLIRFFTNLFFFQALSLADRSPAANTLGAWVIAVPVIGGLIVGLVARYGSDKIRGHGIPEAIEAILFGKSRMSAKVALLKPLSSGIVIGSGGPFGAEGPIIMTGGAIGSLIAQHFHLTAAERKALLVAGATAGMTAVFGTPVAAVLLAVELLLFELRPRSLLPVAVACAVAGFIRPLLMDPGPLFPLQTAVPGPLAMLSCLAAGLACGVLSACLSLSLYKVEDLFGKLPLHWMWWPAIGGLAVGIGGYFEPRALGVGYDVIGDLLNNHLALGVVAALLAVKAVIWVVSLGSGTSGGVLAPLMMMGAGLGAVLSHVLPGNDPLLWPLVCMAATLGGVMRAPLTATIFAFGLTHDSNALLPLLATSAVAYGFTVLTMRRSILTEKIARRGYHIYREYGVDPLERHAVEEVMTREVRSIDAGLPVAQALFEYFGDRQVHRAFPVVRNGAVIGVADRAALAARGTWDPIATVGDACADTPLFFALPGENCRAVATRLARHRLERLPVVKDAQSLALVGIVARSDLIEPSLAHFDEEEKRERMRGMPWQA from the coding sequence ATGACCCCAGCCTCCCACCCTCCCCGCGGCGATTTCGCGCTCAATGCGCGCATGCTGCGCATCGCGGCCATGGCCGTGGTCATCGGCGCCTTCAGCACCATCGCCGCGCGTGTGCTGCTCGACCTGATCCGTTTCTTCACCAACCTGTTCTTCTTCCAGGCCTTGTCGCTGGCTGATCGTTCGCCGGCCGCGAACACGCTGGGCGCCTGGGTGATCGCCGTGCCGGTGATCGGCGGGCTCATCGTCGGGCTGGTCGCACGCTACGGCTCGGACAAGATCCGGGGCCACGGCATCCCCGAAGCCATCGAAGCGATCCTGTTCGGAAAGAGCAGGATGTCGGCAAAGGTGGCGCTTCTCAAGCCGCTGTCATCCGGCATCGTGATCGGCAGCGGCGGGCCGTTCGGCGCCGAGGGGCCGATCATCATGACAGGCGGCGCCATCGGCTCGCTGATCGCGCAGCACTTCCACCTCACCGCTGCCGAGCGCAAGGCGTTGCTGGTGGCCGGCGCCACGGCCGGCATGACGGCCGTGTTCGGCACGCCGGTGGCCGCCGTGCTGCTGGCCGTCGAGTTGCTGTTGTTCGAGCTCAGGCCGCGCAGCCTGCTGCCGGTGGCCGTGGCCTGCGCGGTCGCGGGCTTCATTCGCCCGCTGCTCATGGACCCGGGGCCGCTGTTCCCGTTGCAGACCGCCGTGCCGGGACCGCTCGCGATGCTCTCGTGCCTGGCGGCGGGGTTGGCATGCGGTGTGTTGTCGGCATGCCTTTCGCTTTCTCTCTACAAGGTCGAGGACCTGTTCGGCAAGCTGCCGCTGCACTGGATGTGGTGGCCCGCGATCGGTGGCCTGGCGGTGGGCATCGGGGGCTACTTCGAGCCGCGTGCGCTGGGCGTGGGCTACGACGTGATCGGCGACCTGCTGAACAACCACCTCGCACTCGGGGTGGTGGCGGCGCTGCTGGCGGTAAAGGCGGTGATCTGGGTCGTTTCGCTGGGCTCCGGCACCTCGGGCGGCGTGCTCGCGCCGCTCATGATGATGGGTGCGGGCCTGGGCGCGGTGCTGTCGCATGTGCTGCCGGGCAACGATCCGCTGCTGTGGCCACTGGTATGCATGGCCGCCACGCTGGGCGGCGTGATGCGCGCGCCGCTCACCGCCACCATCTTCGCGTTCGGCCTCACCCACGACAGCAACGCGCTGCTGCCGCTTCTGGCCACGTCGGCCGTGGCCTACGGCTTCACGGTGCTGACGATGCGCCGCTCGATACTCACCGAGAAGATCGCACGCCGCGGCTACCACATCTACCGCGAATACGGCGTCGATCCGCTCGAGCGGCACGCCGTGGAGGAAGTCATGACGCGCGAGGTGCGCAGCATCGACGCGGGCTTGCCGGTGGCGCAGGCGCTGTTCGAATATTTCGGCGACCGCCAGGTCCACCGCGCGTTCCCGGTGGTGCGCAACGGCGCCGTGATCGGCGTGGCCGACCGCGCGGCGCTGGCCGCGCGCGGCACATGGGACCCGATTGCCACCGTGGGCGACGCGTGTGCCGACACACCGCTTTTCTTTGCGCTGCCGGGCGAGAACTGCCGCGCCGTGGCGACGCGACTGGCACGCCATCGGCTCGAGCGACTCCCGGTCGTGAAGGACGCGCAGTCGCTCGCGCTGGTCGGCATCGTGGCGCGCAGCGACCTCATCGAACCTTCGCTCGCGCACTTCGACGAGGAGGAAAAGCGCGAGCGGATGCGGGGCATGCCCTGGCAAGCCTGA
- a CDS encoding ferritin-like domain-containing protein: MSFFQMTSPAAARRMFLGRSGLVLSGAAVALLAGQDALAARTGGATGNDVQILNTALAAELEAIAAYQAGAESKLLEKPVLDLAVTFQGHHKAHADLLAKTIAKLGDKAVPAKSSYGFPLESLKSQADVLRFAAKLEQGAVSAYLGAVPLFGNRDLSKAAASILGDEAMHWAVLRQALGEAPVPSAFMS; the protein is encoded by the coding sequence ATGTCTTTCTTCCAGATGACTTCTCCCGCGGCTGCGCGGCGCATGTTCCTGGGCCGTTCGGGCCTTGTGCTGTCCGGTGCCGCGGTCGCACTGCTGGCCGGCCAGGACGCCTTGGCGGCCAGGACGGGCGGCGCGACCGGCAACGACGTGCAGATCCTCAACACCGCGCTGGCCGCGGAACTCGAAGCCATTGCGGCCTACCAGGCGGGCGCCGAGAGCAAGCTGCTCGAAAAGCCCGTGCTCGACCTGGCCGTGACCTTCCAGGGCCATCACAAGGCGCACGCCGACCTGCTGGCCAAGACAATCGCCAAGCTCGGCGACAAGGCCGTGCCGGCCAAGTCCAGCTACGGCTTTCCGCTGGAATCGCTCAAGTCCCAGGCAGACGTCCTGCGCTTCGCGGCCAAGCTGGAGCAGGGCGCCGTGAGCGCCTACCTCGGCGCAGTTCCCCTGTTCGGAAACCGCGACCTGTCGAAGGCGGCTGCGAGCATTCTTGGCGACGAGGCCATGCACTGGGCCGTGCTGCGCCAGGCACTCGGCGAGGCGCCCGTTCCTTCGGCCTTCATGTCGTGA
- a CDS encoding sensor histidine kinase N-terminal domain-containing protein, whose protein sequence is MRKPEPRLRRKLLAWLLGPLVVLLVLDTGAAYWNSLRFSDLAYDRALYEIGREIVLHVKLEGSRPRLDLSEAASNILLLDQEDLLFYRVVAEDGTMLGGDAEMPPPQRAAPAGTPRVYRDTVRGQPVRMLVAWMPVGAVAATPKVMVQVAETLHKRTRLAWEMVANVVVPQLLLIVMATAVVWFGVSRGLEPLKRLRRAVSDRSHLDLSPIDMHDVPGEVRPLVDEVNELMARLGRTFDFQSRFVADAAHQLKTPVSGLKAQIELALRENDPERVRHSLAQLYISADRLSRLVRQLLSLARNEPGALDAMQLQPLDLNAYALEVSMDWVPQALKRDIDLGFEGVEHPLVINADRDRLRELINNLIDNAIRYSQPSGRVTVRVSQSEGDHCRLAISDDGPSVPVEERARIFERFHRLLGTQEDGSGLGLAIVSEIATLHGARITLEEDIDGVGNTFSVFFPLRPA, encoded by the coding sequence ATGCGGAAACCTGAGCCGAGGCTGCGGCGCAAGCTGCTGGCCTGGCTGCTCGGACCGCTGGTGGTGCTGCTGGTGCTGGACACCGGCGCGGCCTACTGGAACTCGCTGCGTTTTTCCGACCTGGCCTACGACCGCGCGCTGTACGAGATCGGGCGCGAGATCGTGCTGCACGTGAAGCTCGAGGGCAGCCGGCCGCGGCTCGATCTTTCCGAGGCCGCGAGCAACATCCTGCTGCTGGACCAGGAAGACCTGCTCTTCTACCGCGTGGTCGCCGAGGACGGCACCATGCTGGGCGGCGATGCCGAAATGCCGCCGCCGCAGCGCGCCGCGCCAGCGGGCACGCCGCGCGTGTACCGCGATACCGTGCGCGGCCAGCCGGTGCGCATGCTGGTGGCCTGGATGCCGGTCGGCGCCGTTGCCGCGACGCCGAAGGTCATGGTCCAGGTCGCCGAGACGCTGCACAAGCGCACGCGCCTGGCCTGGGAGATGGTCGCCAACGTGGTGGTGCCTCAGCTGCTCCTGATCGTGATGGCCACGGCGGTGGTCTGGTTCGGCGTCTCGCGCGGGCTGGAGCCGCTCAAGCGCCTGCGGCGCGCGGTGTCGGACCGCTCGCACCTGGACCTGAGCCCGATCGACATGCACGACGTTCCGGGCGAAGTTCGGCCGCTGGTGGACGAGGTCAACGAGCTGATGGCGCGCCTCGGGCGGACCTTCGACTTTCAAAGCCGCTTCGTGGCGGATGCCGCCCATCAGTTGAAGACACCGGTCAGCGGCCTGAAGGCGCAGATCGAGCTGGCCCTGCGCGAGAACGATCCGGAGCGCGTGCGCCACTCGCTCGCGCAGCTCTATATCAGCGCCGACCGGCTCTCGCGGCTGGTGCGGCAGCTGCTCTCGCTGGCCCGCAACGAGCCCGGCGCGCTCGATGCCATGCAGCTGCAGCCGCTCGACCTGAACGCCTACGCGCTCGAAGTGAGCATGGACTGGGTGCCGCAGGCGCTCAAGCGCGACATCGACCTCGGCTTCGAAGGCGTCGAGCATCCGCTGGTGATCAACGCCGACCGCGACCGCCTGCGCGAGCTGATCAACAACCTGATCGACAACGCCATCCGCTACAGCCAGCCGAGCGGCCGCGTGACGGTGCGGGTGAGCCAGAGCGAAGGCGACCACTGCCGCCTGGCCATCAGCGACGACGGCCCGAGCGTGCCGGTGGAGGAGCGCGCGCGCATCTTCGAGCGCTTTCACCGGCTGCTGGGCACGCAGGAGGACGGCAGCGGCCTGGGACTTGCCATCGTCAGCGAGATCGCGACGCTGCACGGCGCGCGCATCACGCTGGAGGAAGACATCGACGGCGTGGGCAACACCTTCAGCGTCTTCTTCCCGCTGCGGCCCGCCTGA
- a CDS encoding RNA polymerase sigma factor → MPDTAPIPIAMPASAEQASDPELAARAAQADTAAFECIMRRHNRLLFRTARSILKSDEETEDALQESYLRAWRAIGSFRDDAQLSTWLVRIVINEALGRLRRRGAQVIPLDGAATPDPGEETEQKAAGDPDEQPERLAMREELRQLMERRIDRLPDAYRTVFMLRAVEEMSVAETAAALALPEATVRTRFFRARSLLRESLSRDMDVAMGDAFSFDGARCDRIVAGVLASLAGER, encoded by the coding sequence ATGCCCGACACCGCCCCCATCCCCATTGCCATGCCCGCCAGCGCGGAACAGGCTTCCGACCCCGAGCTGGCCGCGCGCGCCGCACAGGCCGACACCGCGGCCTTCGAGTGCATCATGCGCCGCCACAACCGGCTGCTCTTCCGCACCGCGCGCAGCATTCTCAAGAGCGACGAGGAAACCGAAGACGCGCTGCAGGAAAGCTATCTGCGCGCCTGGCGCGCGATCGGGAGCTTCCGGGACGATGCGCAGCTTTCGACGTGGCTCGTGCGTATCGTGATCAACGAAGCACTGGGGCGCCTGCGCCGCCGGGGCGCGCAGGTGATCCCGCTCGACGGCGCCGCCACGCCCGACCCCGGCGAGGAGACCGAGCAAAAGGCGGCGGGCGATCCCGATGAACAACCGGAGCGCCTTGCCATGCGGGAAGAACTTCGCCAGCTGATGGAGCGCCGCATCGACCGTTTGCCGGACGCCTACCGCACCGTCTTCATGCTGCGCGCCGTCGAAGAGATGAGCGTAGCGGAAACGGCCGCCGCGCTGGCGTTGCCGGAAGCCACCGTGCGCACCCGCTTCTTCCGGGCGCGCAGCCTGCTGCGCGAGAGCCTGTCGCGCGACATGGACGTGGCGATGGGGGACGCGTTTTCATTCGACGGCGCGCGCTGCGATCGCATCGTGGCGGGCGTGCTGGCGAGCCTGGCCGGCGAGCGGTGA